One window of the Lepeophtheirus salmonis chromosome 7, UVic_Lsal_1.4, whole genome shotgun sequence genome contains the following:
- the LOC121122192 gene encoding uncharacterized protein, protein MASVSPVEESSAHSVGTGPEEEEEEEEEEEEECETGILSGTMEGDVVVGGGEEEEDEDEEGEGEGEEEEDDDEEDEDEEEEEEDEVDEDEESEASQMPTRLKTPCSSPKRSVSPRILEEDMDRMLPTPVRKRGRPSKADVLKRQAAGESEEVATPKKRGRKPMPKEEKERLKEEKKEKRRLELLEKRKSSGEPRKKPGRKSLALTAEEKEKREKARKAKYEEFKKAKAEKAAKRAERNEQLRLIRKQKKEEEARQREAYEKRMQELKASFLDENTQMSSGGGIGDFVEGLQDETSQSSMSSFKKGFINEMSYMDRMRNVTAETLLEYRWPLEGKNSEYYFLQDQVCEYLGIKSFKRKYPDVTRRKIDFEERDFLVEMKIVSEMQADLGLTAITSSEVLDIMSRDFYDKYDEYMNVISERKDRNIKQTSYNTVTVEKHHLADFVEKAVQSTAEWNKNMNKERFENRKAYFDLQTFSIHYPMNNRGRMKVIPKPKLGHYPISIIPGQFTDYFRKYTSSQLKYMPLNSTLAGPPQSGTRIDFVDSPPELDISESSSCSTCSDSSSSDSENEVSQEEEEKSPLPPSLNKNDIDKPGARCKDCQGDRLKNKIGVPENLLHCSKCDLSAHPTCIGLSLEHVPFVTNYEWECTECKKCIKCKDHTDEEKMLFCDLCDRGFHIYCVGLDDVPVGRWHCSDCSYCFSCGSREPGGGETDLSNPKWVVEYKPGPGSRVFSHTLCSPCHKLTKKGQYCPECNKVFGREEYFSDIIGEDSFPQELVSCWVCSRQHHSNCVGQSLFICSGCQRRTKEKSIGTDSSYQMLTKNEWRESSPRSNNTNGNNSRTMNTPSGLYTCNICNKGYKNKSSLYTHKNRDHGFKAGVTR, encoded by the exons ATGGCTAGTGTATCCCCCGTGGAGGAGTCCAGTGCGCACTCTGTTGGAACTGGACCcgaagaagaggaggaggaggaggaggaggaggaagaggaGTGTGAGACTGGGATACTGAGTGGGACGATGGAGGGGGACGTTGTTGTGGGTGGGGGAGAGGAGGAGGAGGACGAGGACGAGGAAGGGGAAGGGGAAGGAGAAGAGGAAGAGGATGATGATGAGGAGGATGAGGATGAggaggaagaagaggaggaCGAAGTGGATGAGGATGAAGAGAGTGAGGCGAGTCAGATGCCAACGCGTCTCAAGACCCCTTGCTCCAGTCCCAAGAGAAGTGTTTCCCCCAGGATCCTGGAGGAGGACATGGATCGGATGCTCCCGACTCCCGTGCGGAAACGCGGCCGTCCCAGTAAAGCAGATGTTTTGAAGCGTCAAGCAGCGGGCGAGTCTGAGGAAGTGGCGACTCCGAAGAAGAGAGGGCGAAAGCCCATGCCCAAGGAAGAGAAGGAACGTTTGAAGGAGGAGAAGAAAGAGAAGCGTCGCTTGGAGCTTCTGGAAAAGAGAAAGAGTTCTGGTGAGCCTCGAAAGAAGCCTGGAAGGAAATCTCTAGCACTCACTgcagaagaaaaagaaaaacgggaAAAAGCACGAAAAGCAAAATacgaagaatttaaaaaagccaAAGCTGAAAAAGCTGCAAAACGAGCAGAACGGAACGAGCAGTTGAGGTTAATTCGGAAACAGAAGAAAGAAGAGGAAGCGCGTCAAAGGGAAGCCTATGAAAAGCGAATGCAAGAACTCAAGGCTAGTTTTCTAGATGAGAATACTCAAATGTCCTCAGGGGGTGGTATAGGAGATTTTGTAGAAGGGTTACAAGATGAGACCTCGCAATCCAGTATGAGCTCTTTCAAGAAAGGCTTTATTAATGAAATGTCTTATATGGACCGTATGCGCAATGTCACAGCAGAAACACTCTTGGAATACCGATGGCCTCTAGAAGGAAAAAATTCAGAGTATTATTTTCTACAGGATCAAGTATGCGAATATTTAGGCattaaatcattcaaaagaaaatatccaGATGTTACAAGAAGAAAAATTGACTTTGAAGAAAGAGACTTTTTAGTTGAAATGAAAATCGTTTCAGAAATGCAAGCTGATCTAGGTCTAACAGCTATAACCTCCTCTGAAGTTCTTGATATTATGTCCAGAGATTTCTATGATAAGTACGATGAATATATGAATGTTATTTCTGAAAGGAAAGATCGGAATATTAAACAAA cgTCTTACAACACTGTAACTGTAGAAAAACATCATTTGGCTGATTTTGTTGAAAAGGCCGTCCAATCTACTGCAGAgtggaataaaaatatgaataaggaGAGATTTGAAAATAGAAAGGCATATTTTGATCTTCAAACATTTAGTATCCACTACCCAATGAACAATCGAGGTCGAATGAAAGTTATACCCAAACCTAAATTAGGTCATTATCCTATTTCAATAATTCCTGGTCAGTTCACAGACTATTTTAGGAAGTACACTTCTTCACAGCTTAAGTATATGCCTCTCAATTCAACTTTGGCTGGACCGCCACAATCAGGTACAAGAATTGATTTTGTTGATTCACCTCCCGAATTAGACATAAGTGAAAGCTCAAGTTGCTCCACATGCTCTGATTCATCCAGTAGTGACTCTGAAAATGAAGTCAGtcaagaggaagaagaaaaatctcCCCTGCCTCCGTCATTAAATAAGAACG ATATCGATAAACCTGGAGCAAGATGCAAGGATTGTCAAGGTgatcgtttaaaaaataaaattggagtTCCGGAAAACTTACTGCATTGCTCAAAATGTGATTTATCTGCACATCCAACATGTATCGGACTATCTCTTGAACATGTACCCTTTGTGACTAATTATGAATGGGAATGCACTGAAtgcaaaaaatgtatcaaatgcAAAGATCACACAGACGAAGAAAAAATGTTGTTCTGTGATTTATGCGACAGAGGTTTTCACATATACTGTGTGGGATTGGACGATGTCCCTGTGGGAAGATGGCATTGTTCAGACTGCTCATATTGCTTCTCATGTGGAAGCAGAGAGCCTGGAGGTGGAGAAACAGATTTAAGTAATCCTAAATGGGTTGTCGAGTATAAACCTGGTCCAGGGAGTCGAGTTTTTTCTCACACTCTTTGCTCTCCATGCCACAA ATTGACGAAAAAAGGACAGTACTGTCCGGAATGTAACAAAGTTTTCGGCCGTGAAGAGTATTTCAGTGACATTATCGGCGAGGATAGCTTTCCACAGGAGTTAGTGTCTTGCTGGGTTTGTTCCCGTCAACATCATTCCAATTGCGTAGGGCAATCTCTCTTTATTTGCTCCGGGTGTCAACGTCgaacaaaggaaaaaagtatTGGAACAG